The DNA window AATTTGCACAATTTGGTATGGCGGAAAAACGAATCCTTgttatcgataaaaattaatcacgtTCGCTGGTTTTGTACGAGGAAGTAGAACTGTTTTTAAGTACGTTGTTTTTCaagcttgaaaaattgaataaattgcTGTAATATAATAACATTAGACGAGTACGAATAAACGATCGAGACACGAATTATACCACCGACTCAAGAAGTCGGTTTTACGTGTTAAGTAGAGCGAGTCCGCATATGCCACTGTACAGTGGGTTAATTTGTGAAATAGACGAAATATTACGTGATGAAATCCTCAAATTGGATAAATTGCAAACCCGTTTTCACCGGTttgaattcttatttttttttttttttcttcatctttttccCCTCTCCTATACAATTATGTTCGTCCGTCTTACCGAGTTTAAACTGACTCATTGCCAGTTCCTGCAGCGGCGACATATTATACGTGTCTTTAACAGATTCGTTTGCGAGTCGTTGAAGATTCTAAACTCTCTAACACTTTCGGATCACGTACGCAATAAGACGCGAGTTGAAAAGGCtgtgatgaaatttgatactatatacgaaattgaaattgtaaagaaattttcacctttttccCTTACGTCTCATTCTTCCTATTTTAGTTATCTATCGTACCTATGCGAAATCTTTCGTTACACGATATTCGGCCAAGTTTTGCACACGCAAGATATAGAAACGATATATATTATTGCTTTGAAACCATATTTTATGTTACTTCTATCTGCACAATACGTATACACATAATGTAGAAAATATATAAGTCATGCGTCTTTTTTGCGCGGCACTTGCGGGATGCGGTCTCAATTGAACTAATTCACTAATTACTGCCGGACGCTGTCTCAAGAAACTCGGTCGTGTTACAAGATATATTGTTCTATTAGCCGTGGTGTTctgtacatgcatatatacacgcatataCCTGTCTAGATACATCATAACCTAACAATAAAAGCCATTATATTCCTATTTTTtccttaaaaaaattcattcaatcatATCTCTTACTGCTATTCTATTCCACCGTCACTTCATTACACTTGCttgatttttcttccttgTTTCCTTCTATTTCCCTTCTCAAATAATTATCCCAAATTTGATTCACACCCTAATAATTATCCGTGTCAGGTAAAAAAACgcaaaataatttacaaaaaatcttGGAGAAATATCAAACGCGAGCACGATTTTAATCTGTGTGCACGAAAATGCACGAGCATTAATCGTTTTCAAAGTCACGTACCGAGCACAGGTATACACGATATTGTATACCTGTATTACGTACTCACGTATGAACGTTTTGAGATATTGTTTTGCGAAACGGTCACGCGTTCGAAACGAGAATAGGTACAACAATATTTTATGTGTTATAGGTATATCCGACCGATccgtaaatatttcaatttccaaaCATATAACCCACGGCTTTCCGTCAACCTGTGCGTATCTCTTACGGGTAATCGTCGAATTTCCATCAACGTGCCGTACAATCAGTATAGCTCGTTAACTACGGGAATAGACTTGAGAGGCATTTCAATGTCGATAGAAAGTTGAAACGAATATTCGGcgatttggaaaataatcCCGGTTCCCAAAGTCCCAAAATCCTGCCGCATCCaagagagaaaatatttttcatatttataaaattcaacaAGTCACGTGCGACACGTACAACGATACGCTTCTCTCCGTTTGATCGAAGCGCAATGGTTTTGTATCAAGAGCCTTGCACCGTGTTTATTCGAAGTATTTTTATGTCGCGTTGAAACGGCCATCGGGTAATTCGGTTCGTCAATAATCGTTGCAACGCAATGACATAATCGCTTATGGCTATCCGTGACCCGTAACGTGTACGATGATATCGCAGAATAGTTTCCGGGAGCATGATCTTAATTCCGGCTTGTACGATTAGTGAAATTAATGTTTCGACTCGACGtatagattatttttaattaggTCGCATAGGTATAATTTAATCCTAACCTACGAAGCGTAGATTCGTACGAATTTTGAACAGATCTGTCGGATTTTTGGTTACTCGTATATCAATCTTGATACTAGTTTATTTGACAAAACGTTCACCTGAAGATTAATAGTAATGatacaattaaaataaaaaaaaaaaaaacaaataccgACACCCTCTGGCGATAAGTTGAGACAGCGCGCGTATACttttattacacatatatagaAGCCCGCAAGGATGAATCACACCCTTGGAATATAATGTCGAGAAGGATCGATAGCTCAACTATATTCTAGatatacacaatatacatATCACGCGTGTATCGTACAATACCGGCTGGTACATCGATTCACGCACAAAATGTGActcgacgatttttttatcCGCATAATACAACAAGTACGTTCGTTTGTACTCGTCCACGAAAaagatgtttttcttttttttttttttccatctttcaCAGTTTCTAATCCGTGTTCATTTTAACCCAAATGCAGGGGCGGGTGGGAACGGTGGAAACATACACGAAAGCTGGATTGCGAGAGTATCGATTATTGCTGTttgccatttttattttcttcctttaaATCTTCGCGGCGATGAAGAAGATGTCGGTGAGCGAGGATCGTTTGCTGAGCTAGCATGAGCCTgatgacgataataattatcggGGTGTTTTTGGCGATTTTGGCCAGTCTCGAGGCTGTTACCGTTATTGACCATCACCCCGACGAAGAATACTACATAGAGCATCAAGTTTCGTACAAGGATGCTGTCGAGGAGGCAAAGAAACTCAAAATATACCCCGGTAAGTAAGCCCGGATCGATTTATCCGCCAGTCAGTTTCTCGATTTATGGACGCCAACTGTACGAAAAGTGACTcgatttattcattaatatcCTCTTCTTTGTTCGTCTCTTTTTGCATTTGCCGCATTCGCAACAATAACAGTGGGAATGGATGCAAAAGGTaacaaaaaagagaaaagaaataaaaatacgcatccttaatataattaacatatttcattatatttagACCAGGCACACGAGGATCATGTTATTATTATGtgcggtataaaaaaaagcatgGCTATACGCGGATAAAGAAGCGATTATAACCCGCGTTATTAGTttgtacaatttatacaacttCGTTGCGGTAATAAGTCGTGCAAACGCCTATAAAGCATACCTTGGGGGATTTTATTATACGGCCTTATCTTATTGCGCGGATATTATATATaaggataaaaatataaaagaggGGGGAGGAAACGGAAAAGAAGATCAGACAGCGGctcaacaatttttacaacgGTTTTAATACAGATATGTTTTACGTTGCCTATCTTGTTCCAGTTTCGAGTCGTCgggaatttttcttttgtctgaaaatatataaaccCGTTATGTGATTAGGAAATTATAATTGCATGGAAATCGGAGACTTTGCGGTTTACGGGTGATAAGCCTCGCGCGCGGGATCATTCATAACAAATCCGTTTCACGAATTTCATACGCACGATTATACGTCGTATGTTATTGTCAGAGTCATGATATTGACACGATTTGACTCTCCTTATTACAAGCAAGATTAAATACTACGATTATCTTAATGTTGTTACAGGACCAATACCAGGCTGCAAAACCTGCAGCGCCGATGAGATGGAATATTGTAGTAACGAAGGCGTTGTGAATGATCATTGCTGCTGTGATACCGGACCAGAAGATGGTGAGATTGCAGCGATTAACGGAATCGAATTTCTTCTATCTCTTTACAGTTTTCATACCATGCTACTACCGTTCGCcaggaaatttttataaatatgcaAAGTTGGGACGggtttgaatttatttaaagaaaaaaaaaaagaaaagaaaaaaaacagtcttACGATACACTCGATACTTTCAAGTGTAACGATTCGGGGATAAAGGAACAACAAATTAGGGCAACGCCGCGAATTAACTTTATTGTAGCGAGCACGTTCATTTCCATTGTCGTTTACCTGCCTAGTCAAGGCTGCAACATAATTTGCCTGTATGTGCACAGGTATAACGACACTATAAATACTCGCGTTACGTAAAAATCGTGCGGATCGTTTTGTCCGCTGTaccaatctaaaatcgatATCGCGCGGTCGAATGATTTTCTCATTATTGGAACCGAgggtatgaaaaaaagtattactAATATAAGGATATTACATACCGGAAAAACTGTGGACGTGTAAGCTTACGAACATGCAGCCAATacaatgaaagaataaaacaatgaaaaacatTGCTCGGGTTTTGTACGATAAGTATAATACGttggaaaagaagaagaatagaaaaaacaaCGATAAAACAATCAAACACATAAAAGCAGAGAAACTGGAGCTCGAGGTGAAACATTGCATGGCTGCAACGCTGATTTgaaattgcgaaatttttgCACGCAGAACGTCGAGTGCAAAATCAAATGAGTCTTGTGCGATCAATAAGTTacagtagaaaaataattgatcgtTATTTACGTTTATGATATTACgtgtttaaaataataatattttgtagATATATTCTTGTGGAACAATGTGGATGACAGAAACGAACTGTCCCACCGTGTATATAACGTATACCTAGGCGTACGTACACGATGTCGCGTTATCAAGGAAATGTCGACGGTCGTTCGTTATCGAAAGACAGGCCCCGTTTCAGCCACAAGTTTCACCGGTATTACGATTCGTGGAATAATGTTACATTTCTTACATCGCTGTATGAGCGGAAAAGTCGAATGGATTCAATCTTTTCCTGAACGGTGTTGAAATTCTGTTTAGATACACAATATCAAAATTAATCATTCAGGCTTGATTCTCAGCTCgataagcaaaaatcaaaataaaaacaggtagaaaattttatacagacGGGTCAAAAGACGCAACGATTTTTCTGGCGTTAAATTTACATATTAAATTGAATGAACGAAGGGGGGGGATTGCCAAAAGATGCCGACATGTGCAGTGCCACACACGTCACGTTGGATTCCactttatccttttttttcgccTGCACGCACAGTTCCATGTATGCAGGGACAGGGTATGAATAACTAATTAAGTTTGAACAGTTGCAGGTACGTACCTAGGTATAACGTTGTACGTATCGCATCTATGGCATTGTTCGAACATAAGTGACGGATTTGAGCGCAGCtcgaaaaatcgttgaaaaaatgcaTTACCGTATAAGAATATGGGTACATGTTAAGATCGCATAGAAGGTACTGGAAGTTCATATACAGTGTAAAATTAGGAATTCTCTTGCGGGTAAATTGAAGACTTGAATTAAGAAAATCTCGAAATAGTGTAACGGAACCTTGGGAAATTGAAaccatttcaaaataaaaaataattaactgAATTTACAGAGATTCTAAATGAAGCAATTATGTGACGaagtactaaaaaaaaaaaagaaaaaaaaaaaaaccaatataTACATCAGATTGAATTATCGAGATTGACGCGGTGGATGAAATATTGTGATAGAATTTCTTCAAGCGTCTAAAATAACGTTTGACGGAGTTTGAGAGAACTTGGGAAAACATATTATTAGAACGTAACAAGTCGGAAACAAACCTGAGAAATTTCTGTCTTCAaatgtaacgataaaattgtaaaaaaaatttcgatacagcttgaaaaaatgtttgaaaatctttGGTTTTAATATCGATCGAATCCGTTGCTAGAACGGTGTTTCGGGCAATCACCTGTTCAGGAAACTCGTCGATCGCCTTAGAGCCGGGTGGTTGGTTGTTGGCTCTTCGAGTCGCATCGCGCAGCGCGGCCGACGACGAGGcgacatacatatacattcgGTTTCCTATGATACACCTGGTGACTCATTTGTGCGCGAAGAATTTTAGAAGTAATGATAAAGGAAGTCGTGATCACCGTCACATTATACGTACCAATACGTAATTGCAGGCCTGgctgtaataattattattcggtcTCGTTACGGCGTACGCGTGCTGACGTCTTGACGACGtttttcccctccccccctcacTCTTTGCATCGTGCTAAATGCGAAACGAGGGGAAATATCGCGATGGAAGAGAAATTCGCATTCTAATATTCGTTCGGTTCAACCGGAACTTTGAAATCGTGTAAAATGGATTGGGGtgctgttttttcttcttttctttcatttctttgaaGCTCAATCCTCGCGCTCCCTGATCAAGATTACAGCAGTCTTTCAGCGTTGTGCAAATTCCGTACAATACGTACGTGCTGGAATTTTCGATGAAACTTCATGCATCGTAGGTACGTGTACGAGAGTTGCTTACGTGAAAATATCTGCAGCACTTAATTCGCTGCGAGTGATGCAGCTGAGTTTATTACAGTCGTACAGGAATTTCGGTTGACAAACGATTTTTATGCtgcaaaaatgaagaaagaaaaataaataaatgtatacgCAACCGGTTATCTTATCTTTTGTTATTGTAATATTACCACTGCGTGTGCGTTTGTGCGTTTATTTTATACCCTAAAAATATGCGTAAACAATAAACATAACGTTGCGTCTCTGGGAATTATTATACCGCATACTTATATCGATTCGTCGAATTTGAGATATCGCGTGTAATTCAAAACCCTATGTGTTGAATTGTGCACAGAGATGTTTAGTACTGTACTGTCTGCACGCGTTTGATTCCAAGTACAATAACAATTATGTACTTCGTGTCCTAGGGGGGAAAAGAATTTAAGTCAATAATgtgaaacaattaatttttttctacaagaCTCGTTTctctcgttttattttcagactCGTTCAGGTTCATGCCTCACGTCTGCCGTATCGGTCCAGAAGTTTGTCAAGTACAGGCTGCCGATTGCGCCGAATATACAAGGATCCGTGAGTGTTGTTGTCACGCTTATCACGCCGGGAAGTGTAAGTGGCTCATTTCCGTTTTTATATTTCGTCCATAGAAAACCGATGCGTTGAAATACAGTTACACAATTCATACTTCCTGACCATTCGGTTGTTCTCctggaaattttgaatttcccgcTCAAAAGCGCGGCGGGTTATGGTTTTAATTAATTGGCCGGCCGCATCGCGGCGCCACGTGTCTGACCGTTGGGAACGAAAAACTGTTTCCAATATGCAACTATAATGGATACGTGACCAAACGACATTAGCGTTCAAAATCGTAACACGTGTTATTAATAAATGTTATTAAATTCTGTAAATCAAGTTCGTTAGATATAAAAGTATCAGCGAGCttaagatgaaaaatatgcgTGCACCAAAAGTTTTACGAAAATGATGAATCAATCAAGTATATCAACGCATAAGTTAATTATGTACACGAATGATCGTtggctggaaaaaaaaaatttcttccgcGTTTTTCAGGGAAAAACATTGCAAGTGGATCATCAAGGAGCGCGCGGagtgattatttttcgtttatgAACTTGATAGCGTTATTTACAGCTTCGGGTAGAATATTTCCCATCCTAACGTTAACGCGGTAAATgtacacatgcatacatatatcatacaCGTATGCATACGTACGCATAAAtgttatatacctatatacacatatattatatacaacaaatatacaaaaaagATATACATTAGGTATacattcatacatatatatatatatatatatatatatatatattagggtggtcgttaaaaattaaaatctttgcggcgcccgaaaaaatccttccttctgatgagaaactacggggaaaattttgcttttgcgatttaaacaaaaataacacgtgCCGACGGCCAattgaagttaatttttcgataaaattatggtttttttttttaatttgtctcaGTAGTtaagtttgggtaaaaatcatcaaaaacggcttgtagaaaattaaattctctacaaaattttcagcagtgattttgataataagttagaatttataaatttgatattgagaTTATTGCGATGGATATGAACGTTATCAGAAACTTAAAGGAACATTTTTATAGAGAATTTAACTTTCTATTGGCCgtatttaatgatttttacccaaacttGAATACTGtgacgaatttaaaaaaaaaccataatttgatcgaaaaattaacttcaacTGGCGGTCGGcacgtgttatttttgtttaaatcgcaaaagcaaaatttttcccgtagtttctcatcagaaggaaggattttttcgggcgccgcaaagattttaatttttaacgaccaccctaatatatatatatatatatatatatatatatatatatatatatatatatatatatatatatatatatatgtgtgtgtttATTTATAGATGTATTAAAGAAACCAAATATTTTGTATCGTGCAAgttattatgaaaataaattatttttccatgtTTCAAAGCTCGCGATAAGAAACTGAGTGATCACGATGAAGATTTTGCAGAAATACAGGATCAGTCTCGGTTTCAATTACTTTCTGAATAATCCAAGTCTATAGATCGTGGAATTAAACCTCTGAAAGAGTTGACACTATTTTCCACAAGACTTTCCGCATAACAACTGTATGTAAGTTTTCTGGAAATATTCCAATTCTAAAGTCTATTTTATTCACAATCGAAATGACGTGTAATCTCTACTATGGCTGTGAACGAAATCCAATGGTTAACGAACTATATATTACAAACGATGTGGACAGGCATGAAATTTGTGGATAAAATCAATCCTATGCCATAATTCAGATCTCCGTCATTATCGTCGTACAATTATTATCGTTTATGttacatgcatatacatatacgtataatcacAAATCGAAATGTAACTCTGCCTCGTCGTTATCATTACAGCGACTGATATCTGCAGTTTTGCCGTACCTCGCACATGCCTTGTACCCATCTTATTTTATTGGAACG is part of the Neodiprion virginianus isolate iyNeoVirg1 chromosome 5, iyNeoVirg1.1, whole genome shotgun sequence genome and encodes:
- the LOC124305456 gene encoding uncharacterized protein LOC124305456 isoform X1, which produces MSLMTIIIIGVFLAILASLEAVTVIDHHPDEEYYIEHQVSYKDAVEEAKKLKIYPVGMDAKGPIPGCKTCSADEMEYCSNEGVVNDHCCCDTGPEDDSFRFMPHVCRIGPEVCQVQAADCAEYTRIRECCCHAYHAGKWKNIASGSSRSARSDYFSFMNLIALFTASGRIFPILTLTR
- the LOC124305456 gene encoding uncharacterized protein LOC124305456 isoform X2; the protein is MSLMTIIIIGVFLAILASLEAVTVIDHHPDEEYYIEHQVSYKDAVEEAKKLKIYPGPIPGCKTCSADEMEYCSNEGVVNDHCCCDTGPEDDSFRFMPHVCRIGPEVCQVQAADCAEYTRIRECCCHAYHAGKWKNIASGSSRSARSDYFSFMNLIALFTASGRIFPILTLTR